A region of Micromonospora chokoriensis DNA encodes the following proteins:
- a CDS encoding GPW/gp25 family protein codes for MRAFRFVGAGFDAGRTGGLALTAAGGLAMTEGDESVRQALFLLLSTTPGERLMRPGYGSRLHRLVFAPNDDTTAGLAIHYVRQAINRWEPRVEVIDVDAGPDPDDAWRLVIRLDYRVRTSLTPGQLVFSVDLLPADDPAQGGSS; via the coding sequence GTGAGGGCCTTCCGCTTCGTCGGCGCCGGCTTCGACGCCGGCCGGACCGGCGGGTTGGCGCTCACCGCGGCCGGTGGCCTGGCGATGACCGAGGGCGACGAGAGCGTACGCCAGGCGCTGTTCCTGCTCCTGTCGACCACGCCGGGCGAGCGGCTGATGCGACCCGGGTACGGGTCCCGGCTGCACCGCCTGGTCTTCGCGCCCAACGACGACACCACGGCCGGCCTGGCCATCCACTACGTCCGGCAGGCGATCAACCGCTGGGAGCCCCGGGTCGAGGTGATCGACGTGGACGCTGGGCCGGACCCGGACGACGCGTGGCGACTGGTGATCAGGTTGGACTACCGGGTGCGGACCAGCCTCACACCCGGGCAGCTGGTCTTCTCCGTGGACCTGCTCCCGGCCGACGACCCCGCCCAGGGAGGATCCTCATGA
- a CDS encoding phage tail protein, translating to MATPATPQQPGAPVDPYRAYNFRLLINGVTNGHFTEMTGLEVNIPGQPYREHGLGRMRMVPGQAEYEPVTLHFGLTASRELWDWVNATAQGTLNRRNVSVVLLDSVGSTEVLRWNLIGAWPTRWRGAHLNTLSHEIAIASLTLRYEGLELETGGAAAPAPA from the coding sequence ATGGCCACCCCAGCCACCCCGCAGCAGCCCGGCGCGCCGGTCGACCCGTACCGGGCGTACAACTTCCGGCTGCTCATCAACGGCGTCACCAACGGCCACTTCACCGAGATGACCGGCCTGGAGGTGAACATCCCCGGGCAGCCGTACCGCGAGCACGGCCTGGGCCGGATGCGGATGGTGCCCGGCCAGGCCGAGTACGAGCCGGTGACGTTGCACTTCGGCCTCACCGCCTCCCGCGAGCTGTGGGACTGGGTGAACGCCACCGCGCAGGGCACCCTCAACCGCCGCAACGTCTCGGTGGTGCTGCTCGACTCGGTCGGCTCCACGGAGGTGCTGCGCTGGAACCTGATCGGCGCCTGGCCGACCCGGTGGCGGGGCGCGCACCTCAACACCCTCAGCCACGAGATCGCGATCGCCTCGTTGACCCTGCGCTACGAGGGCTTGGAGCTGGAGACCGGCGGTGCCGCCGCGCCAGCGCCCGCGTAA
- a CDS encoding carbohydrate ABC transporter permease produces the protein MATPTAVAPPSPRRRPGGRPVLRLLILVAIVAVVLYPLIWMIGTSVKSQEEIVNNLGLLPERFTPGNYTAGWSNFDVTFGRFFLNSAMVSLLTVVGNGLSCLLAAYAFARLRFRLRGMWFAVMIGTLLLPQHVLIVPQYILFRTLGLVGGDWPYLPLLIPQFLATEAFFVFLMVQFMRGVPRELDEAARIDGAGPFGIFRHIILPLSRPALVTTAIFSFIWTWNDFFRQLVFLSQLEDYTVPVALTLFIDSTSQSAVGPMFAMSVLSLLPVFLFFVAFQRMLVEGINTSGIKG, from the coding sequence ATGGCGACCCCGACCGCCGTAGCGCCACCGAGCCCACGCCGACGCCCCGGCGGTCGGCCCGTGCTGCGGCTGCTGATCCTGGTGGCGATCGTCGCCGTGGTGCTCTACCCGTTGATCTGGATGATCGGCACCTCGGTGAAGTCCCAGGAGGAGATCGTCAACAACCTCGGGCTGCTGCCCGAGCGGTTCACCCCGGGCAACTACACCGCCGGCTGGTCCAACTTCGACGTCACCTTCGGCCGGTTCTTCCTCAACAGCGCCATGGTCAGCCTGCTCACCGTGGTCGGCAACGGCCTCTCCTGTCTGCTGGCCGCGTACGCCTTCGCCCGGCTGCGGTTCCGGCTGCGCGGCATGTGGTTCGCCGTCATGATCGGCACGCTGCTGCTGCCCCAACACGTCCTGATCGTGCCGCAGTACATCCTGTTCCGGACGCTCGGGCTGGTCGGCGGCGACTGGCCCTACCTGCCGCTGCTCATCCCGCAGTTCCTGGCCACCGAGGCGTTCTTCGTCTTCCTGATGGTGCAGTTCATGCGCGGTGTGCCGCGTGAGCTGGACGAGGCGGCCCGGATCGACGGCGCCGGCCCGTTCGGCATCTTCCGGCACATCATCCTGCCGCTGAGCCGCCCGGCCCTGGTCACCACGGCGATCTTCTCCTTCATCTGGACCTGGAACGACTTCTTCCGACAACTGGTCTTCCTGTCCCAACTGGAGGACTACACGGTGCCGGTCGCGCTGACCCTCTTCATCGACTCGACCAGCCAGAGCGCGGTCGGGCCGATGTTCGCCATGTCGGTGCTGTCGTTGCTGCCGGTCTTCCTGTTCTTCGTCGCCTTCCAGCGGATGCTCGTCGAGGGGATCAACACCAGTGGCATCAAGGGCTGA
- a CDS encoding DUF6807 domain-containing protein — MSTGEPVRLLVGGAEVARYVVDPALDARHGPRPYLHPVRTLGGTVVTDALPADHVWHLGASLAVQDVNGSNLWGGRTYVRDVGYTWRDDHGVIAHTGEVERSPGRYVHDLQWRDRAGGVLLTERRWLAASALTPDIWRLDLETVLVAPDDREVRLGSPATNGRPGGAGYGGFFWRAVADGEPEVFTVDAAGEETVNGSSAPWLALTGVGSDGGAYTLVFAGLGRGDRWFVRTGMYPGVCVAFAFDRPAVLPVGGSRHGRYRVWVADGTLNRDAVAGLVALAP; from the coding sequence GTGAGCACCGGAGAGCCGGTGCGGCTGCTGGTCGGCGGGGCCGAGGTGGCCCGGTACGTCGTCGACCCGGCGCTGGACGCGCGGCACGGCCCCCGGCCGTACCTGCATCCGGTCCGCACCCTCGGCGGCACTGTCGTCACCGACGCGCTGCCCGCCGACCACGTGTGGCACCTCGGCGCGTCCCTGGCGGTGCAGGACGTCAACGGCAGCAACCTCTGGGGTGGGCGCACCTACGTGCGCGACGTCGGCTACACCTGGCGCGACGACCATGGCGTCATCGCCCACACCGGGGAGGTCGAGCGGTCCCCGGGCCGGTACGTCCACGACCTCCAGTGGCGCGACCGGGCCGGCGGGGTCCTGTTGACCGAACGGCGGTGGCTCGCCGCGTCGGCGCTGACGCCGGACATCTGGCGGCTCGACCTGGAGACCGTGCTCGTCGCGCCGGACGACCGGGAGGTGCGTCTGGGCAGCCCGGCCACCAACGGACGCCCGGGCGGGGCCGGCTACGGCGGGTTCTTCTGGCGGGCGGTCGCCGACGGCGAGCCGGAGGTGTTCACCGTCGACGCCGCCGGGGAGGAGACGGTCAACGGCAGTTCGGCGCCGTGGCTCGCGCTGACCGGCGTCGGGTCGGACGGCGGGGCGTACACCCTGGTCTTCGCGGGTCTTGGTCGGGGCGACAGGTGGTTCGTGCGGACCGGGATGTATCCGGGGGTCTGTGTGGCGTTCGCGTTCGACCGCCCGGCGGTGCTGCCGGTGGGTGGGAGCCGGCACGGCCGGTACCGGGTGTGGGTGGCCGACGGCACCCTCAACCGGGACGCCGTCGCCGGCCTGGTCGCGCTGGCGCCCTGA
- a CDS encoding CIS tube protein — protein sequence MERVAFLIDSSGVRVDCLLNPETVQVTRLAGVRRRGVAGGQLTGSGLADDPLVFTGGGRTELVLDLLFDVDFVEAQVRPADVRVLTRPLWMLAENSAVEHGWLRPPLVRLVWGKTWNVPGVIVAVAERFDAFTGTGSPRRSWLRLKLVRATETADQAQAGFEEELAAASTPTAAPGSAVIAAGDGAAEPGRSGVRFDLLANDALGSPLRWRLLAEHNRITDPLAVPAGTTLAVPPPAPTAGPTTTGAVTAAARALAGAVGAGAAFVGASIATAPAAWGAATGPAPTSTPTGPGGTP from the coding sequence ATGGAACGCGTCGCCTTCCTCATCGACTCGTCCGGCGTTCGGGTGGACTGCCTACTCAACCCGGAGACCGTGCAGGTGACCCGGCTCGCCGGCGTACGCCGACGGGGTGTTGCCGGCGGTCAGCTCACCGGGTCCGGGCTGGCCGACGATCCGCTCGTCTTCACCGGTGGCGGCCGGACCGAGCTGGTGCTCGACCTGCTCTTCGACGTCGACTTCGTGGAGGCGCAGGTCCGCCCGGCCGACGTGCGGGTGCTGACCCGTCCGCTGTGGATGCTCGCGGAGAACTCCGCGGTCGAGCATGGCTGGCTCCGACCTCCGCTGGTGCGGTTGGTGTGGGGCAAGACCTGGAACGTGCCCGGCGTGATCGTCGCGGTGGCGGAGCGGTTCGACGCGTTCACCGGCACCGGGTCGCCGCGACGCTCCTGGTTGCGGCTGAAGCTGGTCCGGGCCACCGAGACGGCCGACCAGGCACAGGCCGGCTTCGAGGAGGAACTGGCCGCGGCGAGCACCCCGACCGCCGCGCCGGGCAGCGCGGTGATCGCCGCGGGCGACGGCGCGGCCGAGCCGGGACGATCCGGGGTGCGCTTCGACCTGCTGGCCAACGACGCGCTCGGCTCGCCGTTGCGCTGGCGTCTCCTCGCCGAACACAACCGGATCACCGACCCCCTCGCCGTGCCGGCCGGCACCACACTGGCGGTCCCACCACCGGCACCGACCGCCGGCCCGACCACCACGGGTGCGGTGACGGCAGCAGCGCGGGCGCTCGCCGGAGCGGTGGGTGCCGGCGCGGCGTTCGTCGGAGCGTCGATCGCCACCGCGCCCGCCGCCTGGGGCGCGGCGACCGGACCCGCGCCGACGAGCACACCCACCGGCCCCGGGGGTACGCCGTGA
- a CDS encoding putative baseplate assembly protein, which produces MTLPVPHLDDRGFLDLVTEARERIRQSCPAWTDLSAHDPGMALVEAFAHLTEVMIYRLNQLPDKAYVSFLNLLGVARHAPTAAWADVLFTRTGTDRAAVRIPAGLRVAAARGADPRPVVFVTTEPAVLPADETSVTVRMHHCETVEAELLGVGTGQPGQVLRAAHAPLAHTAEPLDLLLGVEVPSGTVELGAAAREHDGRTFEIWQPVDSFAGLGPQSKAYRVDRCSGTVTFAPALDLRPPAAAQASVGTPTLVTVAAVPPAGRQVRLWYRRGGGPTGNVAAGTLTSLRDPLPGVRVDNPAPAAGGRETEALESVLLRGPYEFFAQQRAVTARDFEVLATSSGAVARARAFTRAAVYSFARPGEVEVVLVPYVPPTARPNGRLPVAVLREHEVPEARHRVEADLEERRMVGVRSRASWARFKAVSVRARVVVRREEDVDAVRSRIHDRLHQTLSPLPTALNPTGWPFGEPLRASNVYRLLEHAEPGVRYVESVRFVVDEAPDAEVRALAVDQYQPRTWYAGRGPVVFRSSNGGAGWEPAGRFEGETVLRVAPAPAPVRPGIVARPGSVAVVTVRASGGSRVHLSSDLGETWSLLTDLDSRISDVAWLDRDGAGALLVATDTGLYEVSLLPGAVPLQILVDPSDADRGFYAVRTFVSERGAPGVAVAAQASFGVYLSTAGGRPGSFAHVGLSNVDNRVLAVQYDGPATLLWSGAGEPDPRKPGQGCHRTRLFESDVKWQSTQSGWIGGTCRDVAFAGSLAVAATQSGGVLRLDTLAAQPQWQPVSVNCGLPLRDRTRFVPVDAIAVNGPATGGSGGAATGGSGGGSGAAERLILAGGERGVYRSATAVDWTPSANQATADVVTVPDTWLLCSGEHDIEVVRQDATLGD; this is translated from the coding sequence ATGACACTGCCCGTGCCGCACCTGGACGACCGCGGTTTCCTCGACCTCGTCACCGAGGCCCGGGAACGGATCCGGCAGTCCTGCCCGGCGTGGACCGACCTGTCGGCGCACGACCCCGGCATGGCGCTGGTGGAGGCGTTCGCGCACCTGACCGAGGTGATGATCTACCGGCTGAACCAGTTGCCGGACAAGGCGTACGTCTCGTTCCTGAACCTGCTCGGGGTCGCCCGGCACGCACCCACCGCCGCGTGGGCGGACGTCCTCTTCACGCGTACCGGCACCGACCGCGCGGCGGTCCGGATCCCGGCCGGCCTGCGGGTCGCGGCGGCTCGCGGCGCGGACCCCCGGCCGGTCGTGTTCGTCACCACCGAACCGGCGGTGCTGCCCGCCGACGAGACGTCGGTGACGGTACGGATGCACCACTGCGAGACGGTCGAGGCGGAGTTGCTCGGTGTGGGGACCGGCCAGCCGGGTCAGGTGCTGCGGGCCGCCCACGCGCCGTTGGCGCACACCGCCGAACCGTTGGACCTGCTGCTCGGCGTGGAGGTGCCGTCCGGCACCGTCGAGTTGGGCGCGGCGGCCCGCGAGCACGACGGGCGCACGTTCGAGATCTGGCAACCGGTGGACAGTTTCGCCGGGCTCGGCCCCCAGTCGAAGGCGTACCGGGTCGACCGCTGCTCGGGCACCGTCACCTTCGCCCCGGCCCTGGACCTGCGACCGCCCGCCGCCGCGCAGGCCTCGGTGGGGACCCCGACGCTGGTGACCGTCGCGGCGGTGCCGCCGGCCGGGCGGCAGGTCCGGCTCTGGTACCGCCGCGGTGGTGGGCCCACCGGCAACGTGGCGGCGGGCACCCTGACCAGCCTGCGTGACCCGCTGCCCGGGGTGCGGGTGGACAACCCCGCGCCGGCCGCCGGTGGCCGCGAGACCGAGGCGCTGGAGTCGGTGCTGCTGCGCGGCCCGTACGAGTTCTTCGCGCAGCAGCGGGCGGTGACCGCCCGCGACTTCGAGGTGCTCGCCACCAGCTCCGGCGCGGTGGCGCGGGCCCGGGCGTTCACCCGCGCGGCGGTGTACAGCTTCGCCCGGCCGGGTGAGGTCGAGGTGGTGCTGGTGCCGTACGTGCCGCCGACCGCTCGTCCCAACGGTCGGCTCCCGGTCGCGGTGCTGCGCGAGCACGAGGTGCCCGAGGCCCGGCACCGCGTCGAGGCGGACCTGGAGGAACGCCGGATGGTCGGTGTCCGGTCCCGGGCTTCCTGGGCCCGTTTCAAGGCGGTGTCGGTGCGGGCCCGGGTGGTGGTCCGCCGGGAGGAGGACGTGGACGCCGTCCGGAGTCGCATCCACGACCGGCTGCACCAGACGTTGAGTCCGCTGCCGACCGCGCTCAACCCGACCGGGTGGCCGTTCGGTGAGCCGCTGCGGGCGTCCAACGTGTACCGGTTGTTGGAGCACGCCGAGCCGGGTGTGCGCTACGTCGAGTCGGTGCGGTTCGTGGTCGACGAGGCACCCGACGCGGAGGTCCGCGCCCTGGCCGTGGACCAGTACCAGCCCCGCACCTGGTATGCCGGGCGTGGTCCGGTGGTGTTCCGCTCCAGCAACGGCGGCGCGGGCTGGGAACCGGCGGGCCGCTTCGAGGGCGAGACGGTGTTGCGGGTGGCGCCCGCCCCCGCCCCGGTACGGCCGGGCATCGTGGCGCGTCCCGGCTCGGTGGCCGTGGTGACGGTGCGCGCCTCCGGCGGCTCCCGGGTGCACCTGAGCAGCGACCTCGGCGAGACGTGGTCCCTGCTCACCGATCTGGACTCGCGGATCTCCGACGTGGCCTGGCTGGACCGCGACGGCGCCGGTGCGCTGCTGGTGGCGACCGACACCGGCCTGTACGAGGTGTCGCTGCTGCCGGGGGCGGTGCCGTTGCAGATCCTGGTCGACCCGTCCGACGCCGACCGGGGGTTCTACGCGGTCCGCACGTTCGTCTCGGAGCGGGGCGCGCCGGGCGTCGCGGTGGCCGCGCAGGCGAGTTTCGGGGTGTACCTGTCGACCGCCGGCGGCCGGCCCGGCAGCTTCGCCCACGTCGGGTTGTCGAACGTGGACAACCGGGTCCTCGCCGTGCAGTACGACGGACCGGCCACCCTGCTGTGGAGCGGGGCCGGCGAGCCGGACCCGAGGAAGCCCGGCCAGGGCTGCCATCGCACCCGGCTGTTCGAGTCCGACGTGAAGTGGCAGTCGACGCAGTCCGGGTGGATCGGCGGCACCTGCCGGGACGTGGCGTTCGCCGGGTCGCTGGCGGTGGCGGCCACGCAGAGCGGCGGGGTGCTGCGGCTGGACACCCTGGCCGCGCAGCCGCAGTGGCAGCCGGTGTCGGTGAACTGCGGGTTGCCGCTGCGGGACCGGACCCGGTTCGTGCCGGTCGACGCCATCGCCGTGAACGGCCCGGCGACCGGCGGGAGCGGCGGTGCCGCAACCGGCGGGAGCGGCGGCGGGTCCGGCGCGGCGGAGCGGCTCATCCTGGCCGGCGGCGAACGCGGCGTGTACCGCAGCGCCACCGCTGTCGACTGGACACCCAGCGCCAACCAGGCCACCGCCGACGTGGTGACCGTCCCGGATACCTGGCTGCTCTGCTCCGGCGAGCACGACATCGAGGTGGTGCGCCAGGATGCGACGCTCGGCGATTGA
- a CDS encoding phage tail sheath family protein, whose amino-acid sequence MPSYFSPGIYVEEVPSGARPIGPASTSIAAFVGVAPDRSAHLGTAVPVNNWTEFLRLFAGGERVESTPLARAVFGFLDNGGARCWVVNVGEGGAISGTGQRRGGLQLLEAVDEISIIAAPGFHDPVSHEALLSMAERTRTMVAICDPAPDIEDISALTRVATPSSGKPPKPDGGTGGGSGGPGGGSAQPGGSGGHEGAAYRPRQSEFGAFYYPWLRVRDPISGELELTPPSGHLAGIWARTDALRGVHKAPANEPVRGAVDLAYLVTRPEHDVLNPKGVNVIRYFAGEGIRVWGARTLAAEASEWRYLNVRRLSIAIEQAIANGTRWMVFEPNDFTLWRSIRRDIGAFLTRVWRDGALLGRSPEEAFFVKCDEETNPPDVRDAGMVIAHIGIAVVKPAEFVVFKLSQWAGGTETETIGG is encoded by the coding sequence ATGCCCAGCTACTTCTCCCCCGGCATCTATGTCGAGGAGGTCCCCAGCGGCGCCCGACCGATCGGCCCGGCGAGCACCAGCATCGCCGCGTTCGTCGGCGTCGCCCCGGATCGCTCCGCCCACCTGGGCACGGCGGTGCCGGTCAACAACTGGACGGAGTTCCTGCGGCTCTTCGCCGGCGGTGAGCGGGTGGAGAGCACCCCGCTCGCCCGGGCGGTCTTCGGTTTCCTGGACAACGGGGGTGCCCGCTGCTGGGTCGTCAACGTCGGCGAGGGCGGCGCGATCAGCGGCACCGGGCAGCGGCGCGGCGGCCTGCAACTACTGGAAGCGGTCGACGAGATCTCCATCATCGCCGCCCCCGGCTTCCACGACCCGGTGTCGCACGAGGCGCTGCTCAGCATGGCCGAACGCACCCGCACCATGGTCGCGATCTGCGACCCGGCACCGGACATCGAGGACATCTCCGCGTTGACCCGCGTCGCCACACCGTCCTCCGGCAAACCCCCCAAACCCGATGGGGGTACGGGCGGCGGCTCGGGCGGCCCCGGCGGCGGCTCGGCCCAGCCGGGCGGCTCCGGCGGCCACGAGGGGGCGGCCTACCGGCCACGGCAGTCCGAGTTCGGGGCCTTCTACTACCCCTGGCTGCGGGTACGCGACCCGATCAGCGGCGAGTTGGAACTCACCCCGCCCAGCGGGCACCTGGCGGGCATCTGGGCCCGCACCGACGCCCTGCGCGGCGTGCACAAGGCACCGGCCAACGAACCCGTACGCGGGGCCGTCGACCTGGCCTACCTGGTCACCCGACCGGAACACGACGTGCTCAACCCCAAGGGCGTCAACGTGATCCGGTACTTCGCCGGGGAGGGCATCCGCGTCTGGGGCGCCCGTACGCTCGCCGCCGAAGCCAGCGAGTGGCGCTACCTCAACGTGCGGCGGCTCAGCATCGCCATCGAACAGGCCATCGCCAACGGCACCCGGTGGATGGTGTTCGAACCCAACGACTTCACCCTCTGGCGCTCGATCCGACGCGACATCGGGGCGTTCCTCACCCGGGTGTGGCGCGACGGCGCGTTGCTGGGGCGCAGCCCCGAGGAGGCGTTCTTCGTCAAGTGCGACGAGGAGACCAACCCGCCGGACGTCCGTGACGCCGGCATGGTGATCGCCCACATCGGCATCGCCGTCGTCAAGCCCGCCGAGTTCGTGGTGTTCAAGCTGAGCCAGTGGGCCGGCGGCACCGAGACCGAGACGATCGGAGGCTGA
- a CDS encoding phage baseplate assembly protein V: MTSVAPRALTVLLDGVELSGAARQRIRSLRVAARLDQPTQAELVLATTAGAGAFDPAVRPGTTLGVRLADHADALFDGEVTAVEVEYAADGAGLLRLRAYDPLHRLRKRQGLRVFTSVTAVEVARELCGEVGLAVTADVDGPRVDRLSQHRHSDLELLREVAGRAGLHLAADGDGVRLVTLAGYGEPVALTLGAGVHTVRLSTNTDRAGGASVALGWHPQRAEVISQQADEARCGRPADDRPDPADVGADGVRTAVDQPGRSDDELAALAQARLDTRAAALVTAEGVAEGDPALRPGRRIDLGGVPDPVAGAYVLTEVVHTVDGDGHLTRFSTVPPVTPPAPTGGAVVTLGSVTDVADPDGLGRVRLTLPAYGDLDAGWLAVLCPGAGRGKGLVALPDPDDTVLVVLPGGEPASGIVLGSLFGAVEPYDAGIDDGRARRWTMRTAGGQSIVVDDVNRSLRLATEGGSFLELTPDLATLHAASDLVISAPGRAMVVRARSVDFLHAESAEDPTTAAEQARSLARAHEGGG; the protein is encoded by the coding sequence GTGACGAGCGTCGCGCCCCGGGCGCTGACCGTGCTGCTCGACGGCGTCGAGCTGTCCGGCGCGGCCCGTCAGCGGATCCGCTCGCTGCGCGTGGCGGCCCGACTCGACCAGCCCACCCAGGCCGAGCTGGTGCTCGCCACCACCGCCGGCGCCGGCGCGTTCGACCCGGCGGTCCGCCCCGGCACGACCCTCGGCGTACGGCTGGCCGACCACGCCGATGCCCTGTTCGACGGGGAGGTCACCGCGGTGGAGGTCGAGTACGCCGCCGACGGTGCCGGGCTGCTGCGGCTGCGGGCGTACGACCCGTTGCACCGGTTGCGCAAGCGGCAGGGGTTGCGGGTGTTCACGTCGGTGACCGCCGTCGAGGTGGCTCGGGAGTTGTGCGGCGAGGTGGGGTTGGCGGTGACCGCCGACGTCGACGGGCCCCGGGTGGACCGGTTGTCGCAGCACCGGCACAGCGATCTGGAGTTGCTGCGGGAGGTGGCCGGGCGGGCCGGGCTGCACCTGGCCGCCGACGGTGACGGCGTCCGGTTGGTCACCCTCGCCGGTTACGGGGAGCCGGTCGCGTTGACCCTCGGCGCGGGCGTGCACACGGTGCGCCTGTCCACGAACACCGACCGGGCCGGCGGTGCGAGCGTGGCCCTGGGCTGGCACCCGCAGCGGGCCGAGGTGATCAGCCAGCAGGCCGACGAGGCGCGCTGCGGTCGACCCGCCGACGACCGCCCGGACCCGGCCGACGTGGGCGCCGACGGGGTGCGGACCGCCGTGGACCAGCCCGGCCGCAGCGACGACGAGTTGGCGGCGTTGGCCCAGGCCCGCCTGGACACCCGGGCGGCGGCGCTGGTCACCGCCGAGGGGGTGGCCGAGGGCGACCCGGCGCTGCGACCGGGCCGGCGGATCGACCTGGGCGGTGTGCCGGACCCGGTGGCCGGGGCGTACGTGCTGACCGAGGTGGTGCACACGGTGGACGGCGACGGGCACCTGACCCGGTTCTCCACGGTGCCACCGGTCACCCCACCGGCCCCGACCGGCGGGGCGGTGGTCACCCTGGGCTCGGTCACCGACGTCGCCGACCCGGACGGGCTGGGACGGGTCCGGCTGACCCTGCCCGCGTACGGGGACCTGGACGCCGGTTGGCTCGCCGTGCTCTGCCCCGGCGCGGGGCGGGGTAAGGGTCTGGTGGCGCTCCCCGACCCGGACGACACGGTGCTGGTGGTGCTACCCGGCGGCGAGCCGGCGTCGGGCATCGTGCTCGGTTCATTGTTCGGCGCCGTCGAACCGTACGACGCGGGCATCGACGACGGGCGGGCACGGCGCTGGACGATGCGTACCGCCGGTGGGCAGTCGATCGTCGTCGACGACGTGAACCGCAGCTTGCGCCTCGCCACCGAGGGCGGCAGCTTCCTGGAACTGACGCCGGATCTGGCCACGCTGCACGCGGCGTCCGACCTGGTGATCTCCGCACCCGGCCGGGCCATGGTGGTGCGCGCCCGCAGCGTGGACTTCCTGCACGCCGAGTCGGCGGAGGACCCGACGACGGCGGCGGAGCAGGCCCGTTCCCTCGCCCGCGCCCACGAAGGAGGCGGCTGA
- a CDS encoding phage tail protein → MRRSAIERLLPAAYQRACVPGSVLWTLLDVMEALHAPDEAILAEVDALFDPYRAPDAMVVRLTGWVAMDHVVASPRPDTPLPLPVGRLRDLVADAALLARWRGTPYGMRRALELATGMVGFAIDEPAEQPFHVVVRVPAAAAGQLAVITRIVEAEKPASATVEIVLEEESP, encoded by the coding sequence ATGCGACGCTCGGCGATTGAGCGGCTGCTGCCCGCCGCCTACCAGCGGGCCTGCGTGCCCGGCAGCGTGCTCTGGACGCTGCTGGACGTCATGGAGGCGCTGCACGCCCCGGACGAGGCGATCCTCGCCGAGGTGGACGCCCTGTTCGACCCGTACCGGGCGCCGGACGCGATGGTCGTGCGGTTGACCGGCTGGGTGGCGATGGACCACGTGGTGGCGTCACCCCGGCCGGACACCCCGCTGCCGCTGCCGGTGGGCCGGTTGCGTGACCTGGTGGCCGACGCCGCGCTGCTGGCCCGGTGGCGCGGCACCCCGTACGGGATGCGTCGCGCCCTGGAACTGGCCACCGGAATGGTGGGCTTCGCCATCGACGAACCCGCCGAGCAGCCGTTCCACGTGGTGGTGCGGGTGCCGGCAGCCGCCGCCGGTCAGCTCGCCGTGATCACCCGCATCGTCGAGGCGGAGAAGCCCGCCTCGGCGACCGTCGAGATCGTCCTGGAAGAGGAGTCGCCATGA
- a CDS encoding carbohydrate-binding protein produces MTTEWAVVAAAEQFTLDPRNSGELTFTVSNPGNAPDTVVFDVAPGDGSQRAWFTVAEPQRVVPGQGSVSFLVKLAVPAGTAPRRYDMTGFAYSANTAPEESSRSSGRVTYEVRAVAPPRRTPWWWIAAAAALVLVVVTVGVVLLTRDDGPGEPRVVTVEAESLIDGATVESPGKSKATVAAQPDCCGVTWSGGEQLFFQGLAIGDRVTVTVRIPADGTWRFAAVRTTSLDYANTVFAVDGNQVGGTFLGFTPTVRKTEFVDVGTVQLTRGAHQVTLLVVGKTQGTSRYFAGVDVLRFSEVVSPAAAR; encoded by the coding sequence ATGACCACCGAGTGGGCGGTCGTCGCCGCCGCCGAACAGTTCACCCTCGATCCCCGCAACAGCGGCGAGCTGACGTTCACCGTCTCCAACCCGGGCAACGCCCCGGACACTGTCGTGTTCGACGTCGCCCCCGGTGACGGTTCCCAGCGGGCGTGGTTCACCGTCGCCGAGCCGCAACGGGTGGTACCCGGTCAGGGTTCGGTGTCGTTCCTGGTCAAACTGGCGGTGCCGGCCGGCACCGCTCCCCGGCGCTACGACATGACCGGGTTCGCGTACTCGGCGAACACCGCGCCGGAGGAGAGTTCCCGGTCCAGCGGTCGGGTCACCTACGAGGTGCGGGCGGTCGCGCCGCCACGGCGTACCCCCTGGTGGTGGATCGCCGCCGCGGCGGCGTTGGTGTTGGTGGTGGTGACCGTGGGCGTGGTCCTGCTGACCCGCGACGACGGTCCGGGCGAGCCGCGGGTGGTCACCGTCGAAGCGGAGAGCCTCATCGACGGCGCGACGGTGGAGTCACCGGGCAAGAGCAAGGCGACGGTGGCGGCGCAGCCGGACTGCTGTGGGGTGACCTGGTCCGGCGGCGAGCAACTGTTCTTCCAGGGCCTGGCCATCGGCGACCGGGTGACCGTGACGGTGCGGATCCCGGCCGACGGCACCTGGCGGTTCGCCGCGGTCCGCACCACCTCGCTCGACTACGCCAACACCGTCTTCGCCGTCGACGGCAACCAGGTCGGTGGCACGTTCCTCGGGTTCACGCCGACGGTGCGGAAGACGGAGTTCGTGGACGTCGGCACGGTCCAGCTCACCAGGGGCGCGCACCAGGTCACCCTGCTGGTGGTCGGCAAGACGCAGGGCACCAGCCGGTACTTCGCCGGTGTAGACGTGCTCCGGTTCAGCGAGGTCGTGTCACCGGCCGCCGCGCGATGA